A window from Salvia miltiorrhiza cultivar Shanhuang (shh) chromosome 2, IMPLAD_Smil_shh, whole genome shotgun sequence encodes these proteins:
- the LOC131008629 gene encoding kinesin-like protein KIN-8B, translating to MPSITATTKKITTLTVAVKCRPLTAKELGRDIVRVHNDKEVLVLDPDLSKEYLDRIQNRTKERRYTFDYAYGTNSTNLDVYKRSIRCTIAGVVNGLNATVFAYGSTGSGKTYTMVGTRDDPGLMVLSLNTIFNLMEKDNSSDDFEVTCSYLEVYNEVIYDLLEKSSGHLELREDPEQGIVVAGLRSIKVNSADRILELLNLGNSRRKTESTEVNATSSRSHAVLEITVTRKQQKKYPNQVIRGKLALVDLAGSERASETNSGGQKLRDGANINRSLLALANCINALGKQQKKGLAYVPYRNSKLTRILKDGLSGNSQTIMIATISPADNQYHHTVNTLKYADRAKEIKTHIQKNVGTINAHTSDYQKMIDNLQSEVSRLRNELAEKESQLNAKSTEKAADDELSLLNALSLETNENVLERINLQKALIELEETNVRNRKELQHLDDAIAKQQVIESDGPVVQALQARRQVILDNIRDNDEMGVSYQKEIEANEKRKRQLQDLIDEAIKNNGNKTYLGILSQYRLLGITNTELQFEMAIRDQIIYSQREVQRKLWDLLASLGLGEKQIVELGAKQGMTVDDINMITSGPSNMTHSPILKHEKHNPLYHSTFDGQSSFVSPGFFPQEQELGVRSFPMESQKLTPALFREEHHASYYYISHGLSPSINPRWCNNQPGSCFGSVDQRPHGSRNSFPQRSSHVSHYEQSGVSSLSFSTNFRQHQLQQDAMLVANTPQVNINSYVGINRRWDPCKDVATRHRGEIFGHFVVDQVGNEVNSQHGFRKATLGPQKTVAGILPSHITSKFKGEQFKCK from the exons ATGCCGAGCATTACAGCTACGACGAAGAAAATCACCACTCTCACT GTGGCTGTCAAATGCCGGCCGCTGACTGCCAAAGAGCTTGGACGTGATATAGTAAGAGTGCATAATGACAAG GAAGTTCTTGTTTTAGACCCGGACCTTTCAAAGGAGTACCTAGATCGCATACAAAATCGAACAAAGGAGCGGAGATACACATTTGATTATGCATATGGCACTAACTCTACCAATTTG GATGTATACAAGAGAAGTATACGTTGCACAATTGCTGGCGTAGTCAACGGTCTCAATGCAACTGTCTTTGCTTATGGTTCCACTGGCAG CGGTAAAACATATACCATGGTTGGAACTCGAGATGATCCAGGACTTATGGTTCTCAGTTTAAATACAATTTTTAATCTAATGGAGAAAGACAATAGCTCTGATGACTTTGAAGTTACTTGTTCATACCTTGAAGTCTACAATGAG GTGATCTACGACCTTCTAGAAAAGTCGTCAGGTCACTTGGAACTAAGGGAGGATCCAGAACAAGGAATAGTTGTTGCTGGTCTCAGAAGTATCAAG GTGAATTCAGCTGACAGAATTCTTGAACTTCTGAATTTGGGGAACAGCAGGCGAAAAACCGAAAGCACCGAGGTCAATGCAACTTCCTCACG ATCCCACGCAGTTCTAGAGATAACTGTGACAAGAaaacaacaaaagaaatatCCAAACCAAGTTATCAGAGGAAAACTTGCACTAGTAGATCTTGCTGGAAG TGAACGGGCATCTGAAACAAATAGCGGGGGACAGAAACTGAGAGATGGTGCTAATATAAACCGATCCCTTCTTGCTTTGGCAAACTGCATTAATGCTTTGGGTAAACAACAGAAGAAGGGTCTGGCTTATGTCCCGTACCGGAATAG CAAGTTGACACGGATTCTTAAAGATGGTCTGAGTGGTAATTCTCAAACAATAATGATTGCCACCATCTCACCAGCCGACAATCAGTATCACCATACTGTCAATACTCTGAAGTATGCTGACCGAGCAAAGGAAATTAAGACACATATCCAG AAAAATGTAGGAACAATAAATGCTCACACATCAGACTACCAGAAAATGATTGACAATCTTCAG AGTGAGGTTAGCCGGTTGAGGAATGAATTAGCTGAAAAAGAGTCACAACTTAATGCTAAGTCTACTGAAAAAGCAGCTGATGATGAATTATCACTGTTGAATGCATTGAGCCTGGAAACTAATGAAAATGTCCTGGAGAGGATAAACTTACAGAAGGCTCTTATTGAACTTGAAGAAACTAATGTTCGGAATCGCAAGGAACTCCAACACCTTGATGATGCTATTGCAAAACAACAG GTGATCGAGAGTGATGGGCCTGTTGTGCAGGCGTTGCAAGCAAGGCGTCAAGTGATTCTTGATAACATTCGTGATAATGATGAGATGGGTGTTAGTTATCAGAAG GAAATTGAAGCAAATGAAAAGCGCAAGCGTCAACTGCAGGACCTGATTGATGAAGCCATTAAAAATAATGGCAACAAAACATATTTGGGTATTCTGAGTCAGTACAGACTGCTG GGAATTACCAACACCGAACTTCAATTTGAAATGGCAATAAGAGATCAAATCATTTACAGCCAAAGAGAAGTGCAAAGAAAGCTCTGGGATCTGCTAGCGAGCTTGGGGCTCGGTGAGAAACAAATAGTTGAGCTTGGAGCAAAGCAAGGAATGACTGTGGATGACATCAACATGATAACATCAGGACCGTCCAACATGACACATTCCCCAATTTTGAAGCATGAAAAGCACAATCCATTATATCATTCTACGTTTGATGGTCAATCTAGTTTTGTATCACCTGGGTTTTTTCCTCAAGAACAGGAACTTGGAGTGAGATCTTTCCCGATGGAAAGTCAGAAGCTTACTCCTGCACTTTTCAGAGAGGAGCACCATGCTTCATACTATTACATTTCTCATGGGCTGTCCCCATCAATCAATCCACGCTGGTGCAACAATCAGCCAGGTTCTTGTTTTGGTTCAGTCGATCAACGGCCACATGGATCGAGAAATTCTTTTCCGCAGAGGAGCAGCCATGTCTCTCACTATGAACAGAGTGGTGTTTCAAGTTTGTCTTTCAGTACCAACTTTAGGCAGCACCAACTGCAACAG GACGCAATGTTGGTGGCTAATACACCGCAAGTAAACATAAATTCATATGTTGGGATTAACAGAAGATGGGATCCATGCAAAGATGTGGCAACGAGACATCGTGGAGAGATTTTCGGACATTTTGTGGTGGATCAAGTTGGGAATGAGGTTAACTCTCAGCATGGATTCCGGAAAGCTACACTTGGTCCACAGAAAACTGTTGCAGGCATACTTCCTTCCCATATCACTTCCAAGTTTAAGGGAGAGCAATTCAAGTGTAAGTAA
- the LOC131008630 gene encoding cysteine protease ATG4-like encodes MKGFPESDTDSIDNSSRKNFSCTNSPKGSVSGEAEPGIGCRKHQKPAALWSGIWPPATSIFGHSSGSPKRSDCRSCSTNSSIRKKSASGKTYYEGWRAAVRRFMMNGGSMRRILGFSRTNSSNSNSDIWLLGVCYHVAQEGEDSSNPTQSEGFAAFVEDFSSRILITYRKGFSPIGDSKYSSDVNWGCMLRSSQMLVAQAFLVHKLGRSWRKSSDKPLDESYMEILHLFGDAEDSPFSIHNLLQAGSAYGLAAGSWVGPYAMCRTWESLMRNKEETDGGVLSAMMALYVVSGDEDGERGGAPVLCIEDISRYCSEFSRAEADWAPILLMVPLVLGLEKVNPRYLPLLCATFQFPQSLGILGGRPGASTYIVGVQDEKAFYLDPHEVQQVANMKRDNVEADTSSYHCNVVRHIAMDSLDSSLAIGFYCRDKSDFDDFCVRATKLVDQSNGAPLFTVAETRRSPRPGNTTETRDCDLDHRLPTGESENSGQEDDWQLL; translated from the exons ATGAAGGGGTTTCCTGAGAGTGACACCGATTCTATTGATAATTCAAGTAGAAAAAATTTCAGTTGCACTAATTCGCCCAAGGGTTCTGTCTCGGGTGAGGCAGAGCCGGGTATTGGTTGTAGAAAGCATCAAAAGCCGGCAGCACTTTGGTCTGGGATCTGGCCGCCGGCTACATCAATATTTGGGCATTCGAGTGGTAGTCCAAAGAGAAGTGATTGCAGGAGTTGCAGCACTAACAGTAGTATCAGGAAAAAGTCGGCAAGTGGGAAGACCTATTATGAGGGCTGGAGAGCTGCAGTGAGGAGATTCATGATGAATGGTGGATCTATGAGGAGAATTTTAGGTTTTAGTCGGACAAATAGTTCAAATTCCAATAGCGATATCTGGCTTTTGGGAGTTTGCTATCATGTGGCTCAGGAAGGTGAGGATTCTTCAAATCCTACTCAGAGTGAGGGATTTGCTGCGTTTGTTGAAGATTTCTCATCACGGATACTGATTACGTACCGTAAAG GTTTTTCACCCATTGGGGACTCAAAGTACAGTAGTGACGTGAATTGGGGTTGTATGCTTCGGAGCAGCCAGATGCTTGTTGCTCAG GCATTTTTGGTTCATAAGTTGGGAAGATCATGGAGGAAATCTTCGGACAAG cCACTCGATGAAAGTTACATGGAGATATTACATCTCTTTGGGGATGCTGAGGACTCGCCTTTCTCTATACACAATCTTCTCCAAGCGGGAAGCGCTTACGGCCTTGCTGCGGGCTCCTGGGTGGGCCCTTATGCCATGTGCCGTACTTGGGAAAGTTTGATGCGGAATAAGGAGGAAACTGATGGTGGAGTCCTCTCTGCAATGATGGCTCTGTATGTTGTTTCTGGTGATGAAGATGGGGAAAGAGGTGGAGCTCCTGTCCTCTGCATTGAGGATATATCAAGATACTGTTCTGAGTTTAGTAGAGCCGAAGCTGATTGGGCCCCCATCCTACTGATGGTTCCATTGGTTTTAGGACTGGAGAAAGTTAACCCAAG GTATCTCCCCCTCCTGTGTGCTACATTCCAATTTCCACAGAGCCTTGGTATTTTGGGTGGTAGACCTGGTGCCTCAACATACATAGTTGGAGTGCAAGATGAAAAGGCATTCTATTTGGATCCACATGAAGTTCAACAG GTAGCCAACATGAAGAGGGATAATGTAGAAGCTGATACTTCGTCTTACCATTGCAA TGTGGTGAGACATATCGCTATGGATTCTCTTGATTCATCATTGGCAATTGGATTTTATTGTAGAGACAAAA GTGATTTCGATGATTTTTGCGTACGCGCAACAAAACTAGTCGATCAATCAAACGGTGCTCCATTATTCACCGTAGCTGAGACCCGCAGATCCCCAAGGCCAGGCAACACTACAGAGACTCGAGATTGTGACCTTGATCATAGGCTGCCTACCGGTGAATCAGAGAATTCTGGGCAGGAAGACGACTGGCAACTCCTCTGA